A window of Tripterygium wilfordii isolate XIE 37 chromosome 7, ASM1340144v1, whole genome shotgun sequence contains these coding sequences:
- the LOC120001391 gene encoding probable RNA 3'-terminal phosphate cyclase-like protein, protein MKTSYKRLKGSESFRQRLVLATLSATPIVIEDIRADETWPGLRPHEVSLLRLLERVSDDCVVEINETGTKLRYKPGIIMGGRNMVHDCGVSRSIGYFMEPLILVSLFGKKPVTIRLKGITNDSKDPCVDTFRSTTLPLLKQFGVPSEGLELKIESRGVPPRGGGEVLLSIPTVQSLTAVSWIDEGMVKRIRGVSFSTRVSVQFENTMIYAARGIFNRLLPDVHIFTDHKAGPQAGNSPGYGISLVAETTSGCFISMDTAVSYARGEETGEIEEDEKKELMPPGDLGVQIASMLLEEIEQRGVVDSTHQGLLFLLCALCPQDVSKVRVGKLSPYGIETLRNIRDFLDVKFVIKPDPSSETVILKCLGCGLQNLSRKIL, encoded by the exons ATGAAGACAAGCTACAAGCGGCTGAAAGGAAGCGAGAGTTTTCGGCAAAGGCTGGTGTTAGCAACACTCTCGGCTACTCCGATTGTCATCGAAGACATTCGCGCCGACGAAACATGGCCAGGACTCCGCCCTCACGAGGTCTCTCTCCTCCGTCTCCTTGAGCGAGTCTCCGATGACTGCGTTGTTGAAATTAACGAAACCG GCACGAAATTGAGGTACAAGCCTGGGATCATAATGGGAGGTAGAAATATGGTGCACGATTGCGGAGTTAGCCGGTCCATTGGCTACTTTATGGAGCCGTTGATTTTGGTGAGCTTGTTTGGCAAGAAACCTGTTACGATTAGGCTTAAAG GAATTACAAATGATTCCAAAGATCCATGTGTTGATACATTCCGTTCAACTACTTTGCCCCTGTTAAAGCAATTTGGAGTCCCTTCGGAAGGATTAGAACTGAAAATTGAGAGTCGTGGTGTTCCACCTCGTGGTGGTGGTGAAGTACTTTTGTCAATTCCCACTGTGCAAAGTCTAACT GCCGTATCTTGGATTGATGAAGGAATGGTTAAGAGGATCAGGGGAGTTAGCTTTTCAACTAGAGTGTCTGTTCAGTTTGAAAATACTATGATTTATGCAGCTCGTGGCATCTTCAATCGCTTGCTTCCAGATGTTCATATATTTACTGATCACAAAGCTGGTCCGCAGGCTGGAAA CTCGCCTGGTTATGGCATTTCACTTGTTGCGGAAACGACTTCTGGTTGCTTCATCTCCATGGATACTGCAGTTTCTTATGCTAGAGGAGAGGAAACTGGTGAAATTGAAGAGGATGAGAAGAAAGAGCTGATGCCACCAGGTGATTTAGGGGTGCAAATTGCTTCAATGCTCCTTGAAGAGATTGAGCAAAGGGGAGTGGTGGATTCAACACACCAG GGTTTATTATTTCTTCTATGTGCACTATGCCCTCAAGATGTTTCAAAGGTTCGTGTGGGAAAGCTCTCTCCATATGGAATCGAAACACTTAGAAACATCAGAGATTTCCTAGATGTTAAATTTGTTATCAAGCCGGATCCATCAAGTGAGACAGTTATACTTAAATGTCTTGGATGTGGATTACAGAACCTATCTAGAAAGATATTGTGA
- the LOC120001483 gene encoding LOW QUALITY PROTEIN: coiled-coil domain-containing protein R3HCC1L (The sequence of the model RefSeq protein was modified relative to this genomic sequence to represent the inferred CDS: substituted 1 base at 1 genomic stop codon), which produces MGTPVEEGTSENHNHQNDQNWSEQVEDLVASGDSEQARALLESVVLKLETLTPSDTADLLLASALTDLAKLYSSKSFSLKSDELLSRASLLKQRALRYHRHFSAVQNVEDDLRKEDEESSSRVGLYCNDSSVSDDGHGLRSSASTGDAKCHEGTPDDGAAEDDWEAIADRSPNELLSSQCLPGVSNLTLEETKIQTPKRCGRGTFAYTKSELYSERPVDYPLLDDVKTESVSSLKXENTLLKHSICGTRHVLVLADFSPTLRTIDLEKLFQDFRDCGFIIRWVNDTTALAVFKTPNVALEAFNSVRWPFTVRILDENDILVSSISSKDLEPPRQRPQTSARTAQRLIAQGMGLKLSSTTFGSRELKTQEEARKNRISTRQKMRHDAWGDE; this is translated from the exons ATGGGAACACCAGTAGAAGAAGGAACTAGCGAAAACCATAACCACCAGAATGATCAAAATTGGAGCGAGCAGGTGGAGGATCTGGTGGCTTCCGGTGACTCAGAGCAGGCTAGAGCTCTGCTTGAGTCCGTTGTTTTGAAGCTCGAAACCCTAACACCTTCCGACACGGCGGATCTCCTGTTGGCCTCTGCTCTCACCGACTTAGCTAAACTCTATTCCTCCAAGTCATTCTCACTTAAATCTGACGAACTACTCTCTCGCGCTTCCCTGCTCAAACAACGCGCTCTCCGCTATCATCGCCATTTCAG TGCTGTGCAGAATGTGGAGGACGATTTGAGAAAAGAAGATGAGGAATCCTCGTCTCGTGTCGGCTTGTATTGCAATGATTCATCGGTCTCTGACGATG GGCATGGTCTAAGATCGTCCGCATCAACTGGTGATGCGAAATGTCATGAAGGGACTCCAGATGACGGGGCTGCAGAAGATG ATTGGGAAGCTATTGCAGATCGTTCTCCTAATGAATTGCTTTCCTCACAATGCTTACCTGGAGTATCAAATCTTACATTGGAAGAAACCAAAATTCAGACCCCTAAGCGATGTGGAAGGGGGACATTTGCATATACGAAAAGCGAATTGTATAGCGAACGACCAGTTGATTACCCTCTTCTTGATGACGTAAAGACTGAAAGTGTTTCCAGTCTAAAATAAGAGAACACTCTACTAAAACACT CAATATGCGGTACACGTCATGTCCTCGTTTTGGCTGACTTTTCTCCGACTTTGCGCACAATTGATCTCGAGAAGCTCTTTCAGGACTTCAGAGATTGTGGTTTCATTATTCGTTGGGTCAATGATACGACAGCACTTGCAGTGTTTAAAACAC CGAATGTAGCTCTTGAGGCCTTCAATTCAGTTCGATGGCCGTTCACAGTACGTATACTCGATGAGAATGATATCCTTGTGAGCTCAATCTCATCAAAAG ATTTGGAACCCCCTCGTCAAAGGCCACAGACATCAGCAAGAACTGCTCAGAGGTTGATTGCCCAAGGAATGGGATTGAAGTTGTCTTCGACAACTTTTGGTTCCCGAGAACTAAAAACCCAGGAAGAAGCAAGAAAGAATCGCATTTCTACAAGGCAAAAAATGAGACATGATGCTTGGGGTGATGAGTAA